The proteins below are encoded in one region of Helianthus annuus cultivar XRQ/B chromosome 2, HanXRQr2.0-SUNRISE, whole genome shotgun sequence:
- the LOC110924626 gene encoding DNA-binding protein S1FA, with translation MDYESDPSFDKSQFVNKNVEATGFNPGLIVLLVVGGLLITFLVGNYVLYMYAQKTLPPRKKKPVSKKKLKREKLKQGVAVPGE, from the exons ATGGATTACGAATCGGATccatccttcgataaatcg CAATTTGTGAACAAGAATGTCGAAGCCACCGGATTCAACCCAGGTTTGATTGTTTTGCTTGTTGTGGGCGGGCTACTGATAACATTTCTCGTTGGCAACTACGTACTCTACATGTACGCGCAGAAGACTCTGCCGCCACGAAAAAAGAAGCCAGTTTCCAAGAAGAAGTTGAAGAGGGAGAAACTGAAGCAAGGTGTTGCAGTACCCGGAGAATAG
- the LOC110898445 gene encoding rRNA 2'-O-methyltransferase fibrillarin-like, with translation MEVAMGRGRGRGGGGGGRGGGRGQGGRGRAHGAARALIAVAVPGGRGRGRGRGRGRVAGRGCGRGADPGEDPLLENDYLRFEEGSEAYHRCEKIRRMEIGGHCALDWDALEEVAEAARA, from the coding sequence ATGGAAGTCGCTATGGGTAGAGGGAGAGGCCGAGGAGGTGGCGGTGGCGGTCGAGGTGGCGGTCGCGGTCAAGGTGGACGTGGCCGTGCACATGGAGCAGCGAGGGCGTTGATCGCGGTGGCGGTGCCTGGTGGGCGTGGCCGTGGACGCGGCCGTGGGCGCGGGCGTGTCGCTGGACGTGGGTGTGGGCGTGGCGCTGACCCTGGAGAGGATCCCCTGTTGGAGAATGATTATCTGAGGTTCGAGGAGGGGAGTGAGGCTTATCACAGATGTGAAAAGATTCGTCGTATGGAGATCGGCGGCCACTGTGCCCTCGATTGGGATGCTCTAGAAGAGGTCGCGGAGGCGGCGAGAGCCTGA
- the LOC118486291 gene encoding uncharacterized protein LOC118486291, with translation MSGYRPRHNESSLPDLNESAMPRQTLLPDLNACSHDQGYRSPFYEPGYVPSYGQEEYGNNVFVSGPSGVQGDLSHPSYVQESLGDDPAVQESLGDEPPVQESLGDETPAYPEVSYKIDQMFLITYGITG, from the exons ATGTCGGGCTATCGTCCCCGTCATAATGAATCGTCGTTGCCAGACCTCAACGAG TCTGCTATGCCCCGCCAAACGTTGCTACCAGATTTGAATGCGTGTAGCCATGATCAAGGTTATAGGTCTCCGTTTTATGAACCCGGTTACGTTCCCTCGTACGGACAGGAAGAATATGGCAATAACGTTTTCGTTAGTGGTCCCTCGGGAGTACAAGGAGACCTTAGTCACCCTTCTTACGTGCAAGAGTCATTGGGTGACGATCCAGCCGTGCAAGAGTCATTGGGTGACGAGCCACCCGTGCAAGAGTCATTGGGTGACGAGACACCCGCTTACCCTGAAGTTTCGTACAAAATTGATCAG atGTTTTTAATTACCTATGGAATAACTGGTTAA